In one Bacillota bacterium genomic region, the following are encoded:
- a CDS encoding anti-sigma factor antagonist (This anti-anti-sigma factor, or anti-sigma factor antagonist, belongs to a family that includes characterized members SpoIIAA, RsbV, RsfA, and RsfB.): protein MGIDLSYQGSWLVAKITGELDVASVPAVRIKLEKALAEKTAGGLILDLTDTTFMDSSGLGFVLGRYHRLAETGGKTIVAGPQGQVRRVFELSGLTKLIPQTQTLAEALHAVGEEK, encoded by the coding sequence ATGGGGATTGACCTATCTTACCAAGGCTCATGGCTAGTGGCAAAGATAACTGGAGAGCTGGATGTGGCCAGCGTTCCAGCTGTTCGGATTAAGCTGGAAAAAGCGCTGGCTGAAAAAACAGCCGGCGGTCTCATTCTGGACTTGACGGATACTACTTTTATGGATAGCTCGGGCTTGGGCTTTGTGTTAGGGCGGTACCACCGGCTGGCTGAGACTGGGGGAAAGACTATCGTGGCCGGGCCTCAAGGTCAGGTGCGGCGGGTATTTGAGCTTTCTGGTTTAACTAAACTTATCCCGCAAACGCAAACCTTGGCGGAAGCTCTGCATGCAGTGGGGGAGGAGAAATAA